One Arcobacter sp. FWKO B genomic window, TTAATTATATAAAATAATAGAAGTTTATATCTATTATTTATTATAAAGAATTATTAACAATATATTAGTTTTTTAACTCTCTTTTAAACTCTATCTGCGTTGAAACAATTTCACTTACCGATTGGTAAGCTTCATTGTATCGCCTTGATATAGCTTAAAATAGAGTTACTCTTATTTCATCTATTTAAAATGAGAGATTTACTCTCCTAAATTAAAATCTATTTTTTCTTTTTCTAAAAAGTCTGTAAAAAGTGCGAAATTTCTCTCTACACTCTCTTTATCATATCCGCTTATTGATATGATAGTTTTTCTCACATCACCTATCATTTGTGGCAATGAAGATAAATCCACATTTTCTTCAACTTGCTCCATCACATCTATCAAAGTATTTTCAGATGTGTATGCAGTCAAAACAAGGCTAAACTTCTCTTGCCCTTGTGGGTAAAATTTATCAAAAGCTTCCAGTACCATATCTCTAGCCATAGAAGGAAACCCTGGACAAAAGAAAAATCTCTCATCTATGTAAAACCCAGGCACATTTGAAACTACATTTTTTAGTAGTCCAGCATTTATTGGAAGATTCGCCATATTTATACGATGGGGATACATATCATCACCAAATCGCTCATATATAAGCTCTTTTGCCCTAGCATTTGTCTCCATATCACCATCACGAAAAACCTTTGCAGCTGCAACTCTAGTATAATCATCAGGAGTTGCCCCAATGCCACCAAAGCAAAACATCACACTATTTTCATCTGACTTGACAAGAGCAAAAATATCTTCTATGAACTTTGGCTCATCTTTGATAACAAAAGAGGCTTTGTGTTCAAACCCTCTTTTTAAAAGCTCACTATTTACAAACTCAAAATGGGCATCTTTTCGTCTGCCGTTAAGCAGTTCAGTACCTATTATGACCGTATAAAAATTTGGCTTTTTCATATATACCTCGTTATTTGGTGTATTGAAGAATACCAGTTAAAACTGGCGTTCCTATCTACAACCTACCAACTAAATTAGCCTTAGCTAATTTTAATCCTATTTTGAATAAAGTTATCCATATCATCAACTATCTCTTCAATAGTTCTTTCACCATTGATTTTGTGTAATAGTTGTTTTGCAGTATAAAACGCTTGAATTTCAGCTAAAGGCTCTGTATAAACTTTCATTCTGTTGTTAAATACTTCATTATTATCATCAGCACCTCTTGCACGACCAAGAACTCTATCTCTTGCAACCTCTTCACTTACAACAACTTCGATAACATTTACAAGTTTTACCTCTTTTTCATTAGCTAAATACTTGTCAAGTTCAGTCATTTGCTCACCGCTTCTTGGGTAACCGTCTATTACTACCACTGGAGTTGGGGCTTTTTTGATAGCACCTACGATTGTCTCGATAACTATATCGATAGGTACAAGATTTCCTGCACTAACATATGAATCTATTAGTTTACCTCTTTCGCTTCCACTTGCAACCTCAGCTCTAAACATATCACCAGTACTATAGTGTGTAATATCATCGTGTTTTTTTGCAATAAGCTCTGCATCAGTAGTCTTTCCACTCCCTGGAGCACCTATTATTAAAAAAAGTTTTTTCATATCAGTCCTTTTTGAAATTTGGGCAATTTTAGCCAAATATCGTAGCATTAAAGTAGCAATTTTATCTAAAATTGGCTTATAAGTTTATATCATGGTTTTTAATTTGAATAATAATAGAACATTGTATTGTGCTATTTCGTATATAAATTATTCCACATAATTTTGAAAACTTCTAATATAATAATTCATCAATATCACTTTCACTATGGCTTTTATCCATTGTTTTTGAGCCAAAAAGTGCAAGTTGTGAGATTTGATATTTTTTTGCAAACTATTTTTTGTTAGTTTTTAGATACTGTAATATTTCTTCATTAATCATTGTTAAACTTATATCTTTCCACATTTGATTCAGATATTAGATTTCTATTTGTACTGGTGTAGCAATTTGTACTTGTACTGGTGTGTATATATCTATATCATTAGATGGAGAATAAATACTCACAATGAGTGTATATCGAGCTACATTTTCATAAGCTTCTAAATGTTTTCTTGTTCTCCACCATCCATTTGTTGGATAAATGGCAATATAATTACAAGAAGCCAATTCTACAGCTTTTCCTTTCCATACATCAGATATTATACTTCCTCTATCTCTTGTATTTTTACCAATTGTCCAATAACCTGAAGTACTTAATCCACTTGGTTCAAATTCATCTTCTCTCCCATGTTTATTACATCTTGCCTTAAATTCATCTATGCTTTCATGTGGATGATTGATTTCAAATCTTAATCCATGAGATGGATAGTTATATCTATTAAAATTGCTTACGACCATTTCGGTTGGTGCTGGTTCTATGAAGTATGATAAAGTAACTCTCATTTCTACTTCTTGAGAGCCTAAATCTTCTAATGCTTCTTTTGGCCAAGGAAGAGTATAAAGATTCATAACATTTGTTTTTATATCATTCCCAATTTTAATAAATGGCTGAATAGTATCTTCTGCAATCAAAGTTAAACTATTTGTGTAACAATTCACAGCTTTATCAAAATCAGGTACTCCATAACCACAAGTTCTTAATAGTTTTTTATATACATCTCTATCTGAATCTCTAGTTTCTTTAAATTGTGCAAACATCTCATCTGTCCACTTAGCTGAGTGTATAACTAATCCTCTAATTGTTTCAGGTGTTGCTTCTGGAAAAGTAGCATATAACCTTGCTACAAAATTTGCTCCTAGTGCATTAGCTGCACTTGTTGCATAAGTCCAAGTAATTAAATCTCTATAAATATTTGAATGGGTTGTTAAAAGAGCTAAATCATCATGAGTAGTTTTATCATTTCTTATTGTATTTAATAAAAGATTTCCTCCCTCAAACACTACATCAGGCTTTATACACCATTGTCTATCCCATAAATGAGAAGTTGTAGTAAATGGGGATATTTCATCTTTTTCTGCCATTACTACATCATAACTAGCATAAGTCCCATCTTCATCTGTGATGGTATCTTTTTGGGTAAAAGCTCCTATAGATAGTGCATTCCAAGATTGAGCTGGATTTTCTATTGGAGATTTAAGATTAGTGTTCTTATATTCAAAAGATGAGTCATCTATATCAGTATTTCCTACTGATATACAAAAAAGTTTTTTATAATCATTATTATATAAAATACTATCAATTGCAGATGACCATGAACTTGGTGTTCCATCTAAAACATCACCATCAGTATCTTTTGCAGTAACAGACATTGAATATACATGAATTTTATTAGGTTTTTCAATTTCTCTAATAGCGACAGCTTGTTCTGTAATATATCCCCATAAACTTTTTTCTGTACTTCCAGTTGGAGGAAGTATTTTAAAAGATGCCAGTGTGTGATTAAGTTCAACATCTTCAATACCACTTAAATGTTCATTTAAATTCCCATATGCAGCTATTCCACTCATCTCTGTACCGTGACTATCATGGTCATTTATATCCCAAGATGGTAAAAATGTATGTTTATCTTCATCTTTTAAGATATCTTCTAATAATGGGTGTACATTATTCACTCCTGTATCTAAAATACATATTGAAACTTTACTATCTGGATTTACAATAATTCTATCTTTTAGCTCACTTACCCAATCTTTTTGGTCATGATATTCCATACTTGTATAAGCAATATTAGGAGTTGAATATGGTCTAATTTCTGCTAAATATTGATAAGAATCAATTAAATTCAAAATATCTTCAGCATTTAATTTTGCTAAAGTTATTATTCTCTCTGGAAATTTTATATTTGATTCTGTTCGAATTTCTATATTGTTGGTTTGAGTTACATTTATAAACTCTGAAATAACATCTTCATCATGAGTGTTTTTATTATTCATTAACCATACTTCACACCATATTTTAGTTTCACTAGGAATTTTATCTTCTTTACCATTCCAAAATGAATTGATAGTCGCAGTTTTAAAATCTTCTATAACCGCAATTAAATCATTATGTTTTGGGTTTCCTTTTTTAGTTAATTTTTGTATATATTCTTTTATTTTTTTCTCTAAAAAATCTTTTTTTTCTAATGGTAAAAATAGTGTAGCTTTTTGTGGATTCGTATTTTTAAAATTTGATAGTCTAATATCTTTTGATGAACTTTCAAGAGGTTCTATATTTAAGTCAATCCCTTCTACCCCTAAGACCTCTATATAAATCCCTTTATTTAAAGATTCATTCTCAGATATAAGTTCAGTTTGAGATGTTAAAAGAGATTGTAGCTTTCCATACAGTCTATTTCCATGTTCTGGTGCATTTCTATAAGGTAAGGTTGAATCACCTCCACCACTTTGAGGAGAGGTAAATCTTATATCAGTTTTATATTGTTCACCAATAAATAAGGGTCTTAAATCAGGCATATATTATGCCTCACTAATTTTTTTATATGATTCTTTTATGATTTCAAAATTATTTAGTAATGATGTTCTAGAAATATATTTTTTATCGTTGATAATAGCTTCTTTAATTGCATCATTGCATGATTTTACAATATCTGCATGACTTAATCCTGATGCTTTAGCTAAAACACCATCTAAATCAAATTTAACCGTAAATGCTTGTAACCTTAGTTTTAAAAGTTTAAGTATTTCTTCTTTTGTTGGTATGTCATAGTATAAAATATCATCAAATCTTCTAAATAAAGCTCTATCTAGTAGTGCTATATTATTTGTGGCTGTGATTATTAAACTATCAGAGTTATCGTTTTCTAAAAACTGTAAAAATGAGTTTAGTACTCTTCTCATTTCACCAACTTCATTATCTTTACTTCTGTCTGTACCTATAGAATCAAATTCATCAAAAAAATAAACACCTTTTTGCATCTCTATCATTTTGAATATTTGTCTAAGTTTTGCACCAGTTTCACCCATAAATTTTGTAATAATTTTATCTATTTGTATTACATATAAAGGCAAATGAAGCTCTGAAGCTATAATAGAAGCTGACATCGTTTTACCAGTACCAGGATGACCAGATAATAAAATTTTTCTTCTATGTTTTAATCCATGCTTTTTTAATTTTTCTTGATTATTATATTCACTTAAAATTTTTACTATTTTATCTTGATTAGAAGTTGAAAGGATTATTTCAGACATATCTAACATAGGTCTTGAATAAATAAACAACTCATCAATTGTATTATTATACAATCTAACATTCTTCGAATTAATAGATTCGACAGTTCTATTCTTTTTTGAGTCATCAACAAGTCTTTTGACTTCTAATGCTAAAGAGCTATGCCCTAATGTGGCTTCATGGGCAGCCAGTTGTAAAGATAAAGTATCAAATCTAGTATAATCATTGTCATAATGCGACTTTATAAGTGCTTTTATTTGTGATGCATTAGCCATAGACTTTCTCCATATTTGTAATTCGAATTGTATCGAAACTAACATTAAAATCTTACAATACTTTATTATAAAAATATTTTATTAAAATTCATCATATGTCTTGTTTTAGAAACATTTAATAAATTTATACCATTTTATTATGATACCATAGAATGATTAAGATAATATAAAAATTATCAATCACCATCAAAAATAGATTATTATATTATAAGTTTATATCATAATCCCCTTTTGGCTTTTTGCTACAAACTCTTTTTTCTACTACCATATCCTTTTGCTTTTGTTTTTTGCCCATATCAGTTTCTACAAAAATAGGCTTCAAAGTCCAAGGATTAAGCCCTGTATAATACATCAAAGTAGAGTATGTACTAGGTGTTGGGGTGAAGATTTGTACTTGTTCTGGGGAGAGTCTTAGCTCTTTATTGGCAAAATCTTTTAGTTTTTTCATATCTTCTTCCGTGCATCCTGGGTGGGCTGCTATCATGTAGTATGTCAAAAATTGTTTTTTGCCAAGTTGTTTGTTGAGATCATCAAATTTTTTCTTGAAAGCTAGCAGAGTATTTTTATCAGGTTTTCCCATAAGTGAGAGGATTTTTTCTTCGCTATGTTCTGGGGCTATTTTCATTTGACCTGATACATGATGTTCTACTATTTCTTTGAGGTAAACATCTCCATAAATTTTGTCTTGATTTATCAAATCATATCTGATACCAGAGTTTACAAAAACTTTTTTGATTCCTTTGATACCTCTTATTTTTCTAAGAAGGTCTATTTGTCTTTTGTGATTTGGTTTGAGGGTTTTACACACACTATCACTTAGGCATCTTTTTTTATCAGCACAATCACCCTTGCTTAACTTCTTTTCACACTCAAAACCATACATATTGGCAGTTGCTCCACCCACATCGTATATGATACCTTTGAAGTTTTTGTCTTTGGTAAATTGATTGATTTCTTTTAGAATAGAATCTTCACTTCGGCTTCTTATGGTTCTACCTTGATGTACACTAATAGCACAAAAATTACATTCTCCATAACACCCATGATGAGTAGTAACAGAAAACTTGATAGTTTCTAGGGCTTTTATATCACCTTGTTTTTTGTAAAAAGGGTGTACATCTCTTTCGTAGTTGAGATTATAAACTGCATCTATTTCTGACTCACTCATATAAAATTCTGGTGGGTTTTGTATTAGATATCTACTATCTTGTTTTTGCATAATCCCTTTTGCAGTTATTGGGTCACAGTTATTGTAGTATGTATGAAAAGCCTTAATAAACTTTAACTTATCTGCTTTTACATCATCAAATGATTCAATTTCTATATATCCCTCTTTTGGCTCTTTTGATATATAGCAAAGTCCTCTAATATCTTTAAAGTCTTCCTTGGCATTTAGGCTATTTGCAAGTTTTACGACTGTTTTTTCTGCCATTCCATATACCAAAATATCAGCTTTTGCATCAAAAAGAAGAGATTTTCGTACATTATTCCCCCAAAAATCATAATGAGCAACCCTTCTAAGACTTGCTTCAATACCACCTAAGACTATGGGAACTGTATTTTTATAAAATTTCCTAATCAAACCAGTATATACTATACTAGCTCTATCTGGACGGCGGTTATTGACTCCATTTGGTGTAAAATCATCATTATTTCTTCTCTTTTTGCTTGCTGTATAATTAGCTACCATACTATCCACTAGCCCTGCACTAACTCCCCAAAAAAGTCTTGGTTCACCAAGTCTTGTGATATCGTCACTATTTATATCTGGTTGAGCAATAATTCCTACTTTATAGCCCTTATCTAGCAATACTCTACCTATTACAGATATTCCACCATATGGTGAGTCTATATAAGTATCTCCACTTACAAGAATAATATCAAGTTGGTTCCAGTCTAGTTGTTCTAATTCTTTTTTTGTTGTAGGTAAAAACATTATTTTTTGTATGCCTTAAGCTTATAATTATTGTTTGTATTATACAATTAATTAACCAAAAACCATCTTTTAGGATTTTTATGACCAATCTTGATATTATGAGTCAAATAGACTCATTGCCTCCGTTGCCTCAGACTGTTATAGAGTTGGAGAGTTTTAAAAAATCTGCAAGTCATGAAGTTAGTGATTTAATCAAAATCATAGAAAAAGATCCTCTAATAGTTTCTACACTTTTAAAGGTTTCAAATTCTGCTATGTTTGGTTTCGTAAGCAAAATAGAAACTCCTAGCCGTGCTGTGAATTTGTTGGGTATTAATTTTACTCTGTCTATTGCCCTAGCAAGTAGTATGAAAAAATCAATCAATACAGATTTGCAAGCATATGGCAAGGATAGTGATGATTTTTTAAGGTTGGCAAATATGCAATCAAATTTAATAAATCTATGGATTGGAAAAATAGATTTAAAATTAAGAGATGAGCTTATACTTCCAGCTTTTTTACAAGAAAGTGGTAAGTTTTTAGTTAGTGATTATATAAAAAAACAAAAAAAAGAGTCTGATTTCTTACAAGCAGTGACAAATAATCCTGATAAAATAGCTCAAATAGAAAAAGACTTTACTGGGGTTTCAACCTCTCAAATAACATCTGCTATCTTTAAACATTGGGGACTTGATGGGGATTTAGTCAATGATATTTATTATGCTGATTCTCCTTTTGAAGCACCTTTAAAATATCAAAAAAACTCTATTATTCTAGGCATATCTAAACTTGTTTGTAATATTATATCACCATTTGATGAAGTGTGTATTCAAAAAGCAAAAAAACTAGTTGTAGACAATGGCTATACAACAAAAGAGTTTGACAATGCTATCAACAAACTTCAAGATAGGTTACTTGATGAAGAGTAAGTAGTTTTATTTAGTATATGAAACTACTTTGTTTCTCCCCTCTTTTTTTGCTTTATACAATGCTTCATCAGCTCTTTGTATAAGTGTTTTTTCTTCATCTAAATGTGTATACTCACTTATTCCAAAACTTGCTGTTATTGTACCTATTCCATCAAGCTTAATATCTTCTATCAAACTTCGTAAATTTTGTGCCAATATTTCAGCTTTTTCAATAGTAGTATTTGGTAATAATATTACAAATTCTTCCCCACCCCATCTTGCAAATACATCTGTTTTTCTTATATTTTTTTGTACAACATCAGCAACATTTATAAGTACCTCATCACCTTTTAAGTGACCATAAGTATCATTAAACCTTTTAAAATGGTCAATATCAAATATTACAAAAGAAAATGGAGCTTTATATCTTGATGAATATGTGATTTCATCATTTAGCTTGTCGAGGAAAAATGCTCTATTATATATCTTAGTCAATACATCATGAGTAGCGTGATAATAATGTTGCTGAGATTCTAGTTTTATATCTGTTATATCAGTTAATGTAACTACATATCTATTACTATTTGGTAAAAGTTGATTTACTTGTATTGAAAAGGCTTTTGGTTCTACAGTTTTTAGATTTATAATAGATACAACCCTATCTTTTTCTTGTAATTTACCTATTTCTTCAATCCAATTTTTAGATTTATCTTCCAAATAAAAAAATGCTGGATGAGAAACAAATGTATGACATATACAAAGATACTTATTTTCAAACTCTTCTTTATCTTTCACATCATAAAAATCTAAAAATGTTTTATTTACCATATATATTTTACTACCATCAGTCACAATAATAATACTTGATTGCTGGTTTATCACATTTTGTAGGAGCTTTAGCTCTTTTTCTTGCTCTTGTCTTTTTTGAACTTCACAATTTACCCTATTTTCATAGTCAGTAATATCTCTCAATATTAAAAGTATAGTCTCTTTTTTCCCTATAATATGGTATGAGCAAAGCATTTCATAAAAATATTCCTCAATCTGAATTTTCTTTTTTGTACATTGTCCATTTTCTTTAATATAAGAATACACCTCATTCCAAATATCATCACCAAGTAAAGTTTTGACTGGTTTGTCTATTATATGACTTGAAAAACGATTTATACTAGCTTCATTAATCCATTGAATAATTTGTGCATTATTATCATTACACACTTCTATTATAAGCTCACCAATATAATTTAAAGTATTTTTTACCCCTTTAAGTCTATTTTCCAAAAACTTATTGTAATTACCTTTTATATTATATGCAATATCTCTTGTTGTTAAAACAGAAAGTGGTTTTTTCTCTTTATCAAGAACTATTACAATTGAATTATCATTTAATGACATCATTTCAACAACATCTTTTAAAGAATCATCACTATTTACACTTATCAAATCAAAACTACATACATCTTTTAAAGAAGTATCTAATGAAATATTTTGATTAGTTATATCAATCACTTTTTTCTCAGTAAAAATATCAACGGCATTATTAAATTCATCTAATATTACAACGGAGCTGATATCATTGTCTGCCATGGAAGATATAGCATCATTTATTGATTGTTTGATATTTAATGTAACTAACTCTGATTTTTGT contains:
- a CDS encoding S8 family peptidase produces the protein MPDLRPLFIGEQYKTDIRFTSPQSGGGDSTLPYRNAPEHGNRLYGKLQSLLTSQTELISENESLNKGIYIEVLGVEGIDLNIEPLESSSKDIRLSNFKNTNPQKATLFLPLEKKDFLEKKIKEYIQKLTKKGNPKHNDLIAVIEDFKTATINSFWNGKEDKIPSETKIWCEVWLMNNKNTHDEDVISEFINVTQTNNIEIRTESNIKFPERIITLAKLNAEDILNLIDSYQYLAEIRPYSTPNIAYTSMEYHDQKDWVSELKDRIIVNPDSKVSICILDTGVNNVHPLLEDILKDEDKHTFLPSWDINDHDSHGTEMSGIAAYGNLNEHLSGIEDVELNHTLASFKILPPTGSTEKSLWGYITEQAVAIREIEKPNKIHVYSMSVTAKDTDGDVLDGTPSSWSSAIDSILYNNDYKKLFCISVGNTDIDDSSFEYKNTNLKSPIENPAQSWNALSIGAFTQKDTITDEDGTYASYDVVMAEKDEISPFTTTSHLWDRQWCIKPDVVFEGGNLLLNTIRNDKTTHDDLALLTTHSNIYRDLITWTYATSAANALGANFVARLYATFPEATPETIRGLVIHSAKWTDEMFAQFKETRDSDRDVYKKLLRTCGYGVPDFDKAVNCYTNSLTLIAEDTIQPFIKIGNDIKTNVMNLYTLPWPKEALEDLGSQEVEMRVTLSYFIEPAPTEMVVSNFNRYNYPSHGLRFEINHPHESIDEFKARCNKHGREDEFEPSGLSTSGYWTIGKNTRDRGSIISDVWKGKAVELASCNYIAIYPTNGWWRTRKHLEAYENVARYTLIVSIYSPSNDIDIYTPVQVQIATPVQIEI
- a CDS encoding AAA family ATPase encodes the protein MANASQIKALIKSHYDNDYTRFDTLSLQLAAHEATLGHSSLALEVKRLVDDSKKNRTVESINSKNVRLYNNTIDELFIYSRPMLDMSEIILSTSNQDKIVKILSEYNNQEKLKKHGLKHRRKILLSGHPGTGKTMSASIIASELHLPLYVIQIDKIITKFMGETGAKLRQIFKMIEMQKGVYFFDEFDSIGTDRSKDNEVGEMRRVLNSFLQFLENDNSDSLIITATNNIALLDRALFRRFDDILYYDIPTKEEILKLLKLRLQAFTVKFDLDGVLAKASGLSHADIVKSCNDAIKEAIINDKKYISRTSLLNNFEIIKESYKKISEA
- a CDS encoding YgiQ family radical SAM protein gives rise to the protein MFLPTTKKELEQLDWNQLDIILVSGDTYIDSPYGGISVIGRVLLDKGYKVGIIAQPDINSDDITRLGEPRLFWGVSAGLVDSMVANYTASKKRRNNDDFTPNGVNNRRPDRASIVYTGLIRKFYKNTVPIVLGGIEASLRRVAHYDFWGNNVRKSLLFDAKADILVYGMAEKTVVKLANSLNAKEDFKDIRGLCYISKEPKEGYIEIESFDDVKADKLKFIKAFHTYYNNCDPITAKGIMQKQDSRYLIQNPPEFYMSESEIDAVYNLNYERDVHPFYKKQGDIKALETIKFSVTTHHGCYGECNFCAISVHQGRTIRSRSEDSILKEINQFTKDKNFKGIIYDVGGATANMYGFECEKKLSKGDCADKKRCLSDSVCKTLKPNHKRQIDLLRKIRGIKGIKKVFVNSGIRYDLINQDKIYGDVYLKEIVEHHVSGQMKIAPEHSEEKILSLMGKPDKNTLLAFKKKFDDLNKQLGKKQFLTYYMIAAHPGCTEEDMKKLKDFANKELRLSPEQVQIFTPTPSTYSTLMYYTGLNPWTLKPIFVETDMGKKQKQKDMVVEKRVCSKKPKGDYDINL
- a CDS encoding competence/damage-inducible protein A encodes the protein MKKPNFYTVIIGTELLNGRRKDAHFEFVNSELLKRGFEHKASFVIKDEPKFIEDIFALVKSDENSVMFCFGGIGATPDDYTRVAAAKVFRDGDMETNARAKELIYERFGDDMYPHRINMANLPINAGLLKNVVSNVPGFYIDERFFFCPGFPSMARDMVLEAFDKFYPQGQEKFSLVLTAYTSENTLIDVMEQVEENVDLSSLPQMIGDVRKTIISISGYDKESVERNFALFTDFLEKEKIDFNLGE
- a CDS encoding adenylate kinase, whose protein sequence is MKKLFLIIGAPGSGKTTDAELIAKKHDDITHYSTGDMFRAEVASGSERGKLIDSYVSAGNLVPIDIVIETIVGAIKKAPTPVVVIDGYPRSGEQMTELDKYLANEKEVKLVNVIEVVVSEEVARDRVLGRARGADDNNEVFNNRMKVYTEPLAEIQAFYTAKQLLHKINGERTIEEIVDDMDNFIQNRIKIS
- a CDS encoding GGDEF domain-containing protein; this encodes MVLVKNILATANLSISKDSTISDAIKFLNSSTEEAVVIVDEYTYEPICIFTERDLIKIIKNKIDLDTPVINISKKNIITINHNRTIEYALSVLIDNGIRRVVAVDDDNKFLGIVSQKHIITHLEEESFTTNLLVSNIISQKSELVTLNIKQSINDAISSMADNDISSVVILDEFNNAVDIFTEKKVIDITNQNISLDTSLKDVCSFDLISVNSDDSLKDVVEMMSLNDNSIVIVLDKEKKPLSVLTTRDIAYNIKGNYNKFLENRLKGVKNTLNYIGELIIEVCNDNNAQIIQWINEASINRFSSHIIDKPVKTLLGDDIWNEVYSYIKENGQCTKKKIQIEEYFYEMLCSYHIIGKKETILLILRDITDYENRVNCEVQKRQEQEKELKLLQNVINQQSSIIIVTDGSKIYMVNKTFLDFYDVKDKEEFENKYLCICHTFVSHPAFFYLEDKSKNWIEEIGKLQEKDRVVSIINLKTVEPKAFSIQVNQLLPNSNRYVVTLTDITDIKLESQQHYYHATHDVLTKIYNRAFFLDKLNDEITYSSRYKAPFSFVIFDIDHFKRFNDTYGHLKGDEVLINVADVVQKNIRKTDVFARWGGEEFVILLPNTTIEKAEILAQNLRSLIEDIKLDGIGTITASFGISEYTHLDEEKTLIQRADEALYKAKKEGRNKVVSYTK
- a CDS encoding HDOD domain-containing protein translates to MTNLDIMSQIDSLPPLPQTVIELESFKKSASHEVSDLIKIIEKDPLIVSTLLKVSNSAMFGFVSKIETPSRAVNLLGINFTLSIALASSMKKSINTDLQAYGKDSDDFLRLANMQSNLINLWIGKIDLKLRDELILPAFLQESGKFLVSDYIKKQKKESDFLQAVTNNPDKIAQIEKDFTGVSTSQITSAIFKHWGLDGDLVNDIYYADSPFEAPLKYQKNSIILGISKLVCNIISPFDEVCIQKAKKLVVDNGYTTKEFDNAINKLQDRLLDEE